From a region of the Paenibacillus lutimineralis genome:
- a CDS encoding ABC transporter substrate-binding protein, with product MIKRNAMLLIALLVLFTSGLAGCAGGSGAKIRIGEVTRSVFYAPEYVALEKGFFKEEGLDVELQTTAGGDKTMTALLSGAIDVALVGAETSIYVYQQGAEDPVINFAQLTQTDGTFLVAREETGEFDWSKLNGSVFLGQRKGGMPQMAGEFTLKKHGIDPHADLELIQNIEFANIAAAFASGTGQYVQLFEPQASIFEREGKGHVVASFGTESGQLPYTVFMTKQSYMNKHKDAVQKFTNAIYKAQMWVGSHTPEETAKTIAPYFKDTDMDILTSSVKRYLEQGTYASTPALHEEAWNNLLDVMDSAGELKGRVEMAKVVNNDFAESAVKASSK from the coding sequence ATGATCAAGCGAAATGCGATGCTGCTGATTGCCCTCCTGGTGCTGTTTACGTCGGGATTGGCGGGTTGTGCAGGCGGTAGCGGGGCAAAGATCAGAATCGGTGAGGTTACGCGTTCGGTCTTCTATGCACCCGAATATGTTGCTCTGGAGAAGGGATTCTTCAAGGAAGAAGGTCTTGATGTTGAGCTGCAGACGACAGCTGGCGGAGACAAGACCATGACGGCGTTGCTGTCCGGTGCAATAGACGTAGCTCTGGTCGGAGCTGAGACATCCATATACGTATACCAGCAAGGTGCGGAAGACCCGGTCATTAACTTTGCCCAGCTGACACAGACGGACGGTACCTTCCTTGTTGCACGGGAAGAGACAGGTGAATTCGATTGGTCGAAATTGAATGGGAGTGTCTTCCTCGGTCAAAGAAAAGGCGGTATGCCGCAGATGGCTGGTGAGTTTACACTCAAGAAGCATGGAATCGACCCTCACGCCGATCTGGAATTGATCCAAAATATTGAATTCGCCAACATAGCCGCTGCGTTCGCATCAGGTACGGGACAATATGTTCAATTGTTCGAACCGCAAGCTTCGATATTTGAACGTGAAGGCAAGGGCCATGTTGTAGCTTCGTTTGGTACGGAGAGCGGACAGCTGCCCTATACCGTATTCATGACCAAGCAGAGTTATATGAACAAGCATAAAGATGCAGTCCAGAAGTTTACGAACGCGATCTATAAAGCCCAGATGTGGGTTGGATCACATACGCCGGAGGAGACCGCGAAGACGATAGCACCCTACTTCAAAGATACAGATATGGACATTCTGACCAGCTCAGTGAAGCGCTATCTCGAGCAAGGAACCTACGCTTCAACACCAGCCCTACATGAAGAAGCCTGGAACAATCTGCTTGATGTTATGGATAGTGCGGGAGAACTGAAGGGACGCGTAGAGATGGCGAAGGTGGTTAACAATGATTTTGCGGAATCTGCAGTTAAGGCAAGTTCCAAATAA
- a CDS encoding ABC transporter permease → MRRRLVLSTQLALLFIFIGLWELAGQLKWIDVLIFSYPSKVARQIAKDALSGELWPHLGITVAETAVGFLLGTLIGTALAVVIWWSPFLCRVLDPYMVVFNSMPKVALGPIFIVMFGAGYTAIVITTLSITVIVTTLVVYNSFNEVDQNLIKVIRTFGGTRRDVFLKAILPASFPTIVSTLKVNVGMAWVGVIVGEFLVAKIGLGYLIVYGFQVFNFTLVLSSLVIIAIVATAMYQLVVYIERKLLKER, encoded by the coding sequence ATGCGTAGACGTCTTGTACTAAGTACTCAACTAGCGCTTCTGTTTATATTCATCGGGTTATGGGAGCTGGCTGGTCAATTGAAATGGATTGACGTCTTAATCTTCAGCTACCCATCCAAGGTCGCTCGGCAAATTGCCAAGGATGCCTTGTCCGGCGAACTGTGGCCACACCTTGGGATTACGGTGGCTGAGACGGCGGTCGGTTTCTTACTTGGAACGTTGATCGGAACTGCCCTAGCGGTTGTAATCTGGTGGTCGCCGTTCCTGTGCAGGGTGCTGGATCCTTATATGGTCGTGTTCAACAGCATGCCTAAGGTTGCGCTAGGGCCGATATTTATCGTGATGTTCGGAGCGGGTTATACAGCGATCGTCATTACGACACTGTCCATTACGGTCATCGTTACGACCCTAGTGGTATATAACAGCTTTAACGAGGTGGATCAGAACTTGATCAAGGTTATTCGAACGTTTGGCGGCACACGCCGTGACGTGTTCTTAAAGGCGATTCTGCCAGCCTCATTCCCTACGATCGTATCCACCTTAAAGGTGAACGTCGGCATGGCTTGGGTAGGTGTCATCGTTGGAGAATTTCTCGTCGCAAAAATAGGGCTAGGCTATTTGATCGTCTATGGTTTTCAAGTGTTTAATTTCACCCTGGTGCTGTCCAGCCTGGTCATTATTGCTATTGTGGCGACGGCGATGTATCAACTGGTCGTATATATTGAACGCAAACTGCTGAAGGAGCGGTAA
- the cotE gene encoding outer spore coat protein CotE: MSLKYQSREIITKAICGKGRKFSTVTHTVTPPHKPSSILGAWIINHQYEAVAAGDGIEVIGTYDINIWYSYDKNSQTEVAKETVSYVDNVPLNYLDSRHRPSTVEVTAEATQEPSTVEASVTGDGRVSIRVEREFAVELVAETKLNVLVVPGNAEDKEYDFGSDSEDYEDLDPDLLDDEL; the protein is encoded by the coding sequence ATGTCATTGAAATATCAAAGTAGAGAGATTATCACGAAAGCGATCTGCGGAAAAGGTCGTAAGTTCTCTACCGTAACACATACCGTGACTCCGCCTCATAAGCCGTCTAGCATTCTGGGGGCCTGGATTATCAACCACCAGTATGAAGCGGTAGCGGCCGGCGACGGAATTGAAGTTATTGGTACTTACGATATCAACATCTGGTACTCCTATGATAAAAATTCGCAGACTGAAGTAGCAAAGGAAACGGTGTCTTATGTAGATAACGTTCCGCTCAATTACCTGGATTCCAGACACCGCCCTTCAACGGTAGAGGTTACTGCGGAGGCAACGCAGGAGCCTAGCACCGTTGAGGCAAGTGTGACTGGCGACGGACGGGTATCGATTCGTGTAGAACGTGAATTCGCCGTAGAACTCGTGGCAGAGACGAAATTGAATGTTCTTGTCGTGCCTGGCAATGCTGAAGACAAAGAATATGATTTCGGATCTGACTCCGAAGATTACGAGGATTTAGATCCAGACCTCCTCGACGACGAGCTTTAG
- a CDS encoding L-fucose isomerase: MSTPMIVNRLEGDMPKIGIRPVIDGRRGGIRESLEEPTMNLALACARFLSENLRHANGLPVECVVADTTIGGVREAASTAEKFRREGVGLTITVTPSWCYPLETIDTDPWMPKAIWGFNGTERPGAVYLAAALAAHNQKGLPTFSIYGRDVQDIGDDSIPEDVQAKLLNFAKAGLAVATIRGKSYLSMGTVSMGIAGCIVDEGFFQNYLGMRNEYVDMTEFIRRMERGIYDKEEYERALAWTKENCKEGEDINPPERRRTAEQKVEDWETVVKMALIARDLMVGNPKLAEMGYGEEAEGRNAIAAGFQGQRAWTDHLPTGDFMEAILSSSFDWNGIREPYMLATENDNLNAVSMLLGHQLTNGAQIFADVRTYWSPEAVERVTGKKLEGRAACGVIHLINSGPASLDGTGQQSLNGQPAMKPFWEISEEEVQKCLDAAAWCSAKDFFPSGGFSTDFTTRGGMPLTMARINLIHEIGPVLQIAEGYSVELPEDVHDVLDRRSDPTWPTTWFVPRLTGTGAFKDVYTVMNNWGSNHCAVSYGHVGPQLITLASMLRIPVNMHNVPEEDIFRPSVWSAFGANDVTGADYRACAAFGPLYK, from the coding sequence ATGAGTACACCGATGATTGTAAACCGATTAGAGGGCGATATGCCCAAAATAGGCATACGTCCGGTCATTGACGGACGGCGCGGTGGAATCCGCGAATCGCTCGAGGAGCCAACGATGAATTTGGCGCTGGCTTGCGCCCGTTTTCTCTCGGAAAATCTTCGTCATGCCAATGGATTGCCTGTAGAATGCGTGGTGGCAGATACGACGATTGGCGGAGTTCGTGAGGCGGCCAGTACGGCTGAGAAATTCCGCCGGGAAGGCGTTGGCCTAACGATTACGGTTACCCCATCCTGGTGCTATCCGCTCGAGACGATCGATACAGATCCATGGATGCCGAAGGCGATCTGGGGCTTCAATGGGACGGAGCGTCCGGGAGCGGTCTATTTGGCAGCAGCGCTGGCCGCTCATAATCAGAAGGGCTTGCCCACGTTTAGCATTTATGGACGGGATGTACAGGATATTGGCGATGACAGTATTCCGGAGGATGTGCAGGCCAAATTGCTGAATTTCGCTAAGGCGGGGCTTGCTGTAGCTACGATCCGTGGTAAATCCTATTTGTCGATGGGAACGGTGTCGATGGGCATTGCCGGATGTATCGTGGACGAAGGCTTTTTCCAGAACTACCTCGGCATGCGCAATGAGTACGTCGATATGACCGAGTTCATCCGGAGGATGGAGCGGGGCATTTACGATAAGGAAGAATATGAGCGCGCGTTGGCGTGGACGAAGGAGAACTGCAAGGAAGGGGAAGATATTAACCCGCCGGAACGGCGAAGAACAGCGGAGCAGAAAGTAGAGGATTGGGAGACCGTGGTCAAGATGGCGCTGATCGCCCGCGACCTCATGGTCGGCAATCCGAAGCTCGCGGAAATGGGATATGGTGAGGAAGCCGAGGGGCGTAATGCCATTGCCGCCGGATTTCAGGGACAGAGAGCCTGGACGGATCATTTGCCTACCGGCGATTTCATGGAGGCGATCCTGAGCAGCTCCTTCGATTGGAACGGTATTCGTGAGCCGTATATGCTGGCAACGGAGAATGACAATTTGAACGCGGTCTCGATGCTGCTCGGTCATCAATTGACGAACGGTGCACAAATTTTTGCCGATGTTCGTACGTATTGGAGCCCGGAGGCTGTCGAGCGCGTTACCGGGAAGAAGCTGGAAGGACGTGCAGCATGCGGAGTGATCCATCTGATTAACTCCGGCCCGGCTTCCCTGGACGGTACAGGTCAGCAGTCGCTGAACGGTCAGCCGGCCATGAAGCCTTTCTGGGAAATAAGCGAAGAGGAAGTTCAGAAGTGCCTTGATGCAGCAGCCTGGTGTTCGGCGAAGGATTTCTTCCCGTCCGGCGGTTTTTCAACAGATTTCACGACACGTGGCGGCATGCCGCTGACGATGGCTCGGATCAACCTGATCCATGAAATCGGCCCAGTACTGCAAATTGCCGAGGGATATTCCGTAGAATTGCCGGAGGATGTACATGACGTACTTGATCGCCGGTCTGATCCTACATGGCCGACCACATGGTTTGTGCCGAGATTGACCGGAACGGGAGCTTTCAAGGATGTTTACACCGTCATGAACAATTGGGGCTCTAACCATTGCGCCGTCAGTTATGGCCATGTTGGTCCCCAGTTAATTACGCTTGCTTCGATGCTGCGTATTCCGGTAAATATGCATAACGTACCTGAGGAAGATATTTTCCGTCCAAGCGTATGGTCGGCCTTCGGCGCTAATGATGTAACCGGAGCGGATTACCGAGCATGTGCTGCCTTTGGACCTCTGTATAAATAA
- a CDS encoding ribulokinase produces MDVRYVLGIDYGTESGRVVLVDVSDGQEIAWHVTPYPHGVMDVELSGTGVKLGAEWALQHPQDYVEVLRKSVPKVLEISGAQPEQIIGIGVDFTSSTILPVDQDANPLCYAEEFRGEPHAYVKLWKHHAAQHEANLINELAASRAESFLGRYGGKVSSEWMTAKALQVLRERPDIYDAADRFVEAADWIVFVMTGALKRNSGCAGYKSLWHRREGYPSTEFYRNLDPRFASFAEVKLKGDIVTLGESAGLLTEEAAGMMGLRPGIAVAPGIIDAHAAVPGVGATTSGDMVLSMGTSLCHLLLSDQEIQVEGICGIVEDGIIPGLYAYEAGQPAVGDMFGWYVKQGIPAYVERQAEQAGVSVHEWLEARAAKLLPGESGLIALDWWNGNRSNLVNSELSGMIIGLTLQTRPEEIYRALLESAAFGTRHIIEAFEAVGVEVQELYACGGLPQKNKLLMQLYADITGREIKIAASAQTPALGAAMFGAVAAGSLRGGYDTIQEAAKHMVHLQEQSYSPNTAHQAMYDELYREYRRLHDYFGRGSNYVMPRLKQLQKKAVTTS; encoded by the coding sequence ATGGATGTACGGTATGTACTCGGAATTGATTATGGCACGGAGTCAGGGCGTGTTGTACTTGTAGATGTGAGTGATGGCCAGGAGATAGCTTGGCATGTGACGCCTTATCCTCATGGCGTCATGGATGTGGAGCTTTCGGGAACTGGGGTCAAGCTGGGAGCGGAGTGGGCGCTGCAGCATCCTCAGGATTATGTGGAGGTGCTGAGGAAATCCGTTCCCAAAGTTCTGGAGATTTCCGGCGCTCAGCCGGAGCAGATTATTGGGATTGGTGTCGATTTTACCTCCAGCACGATACTTCCCGTCGATCAAGATGCTAATCCGTTATGCTATGCCGAGGAGTTCCGCGGTGAGCCTCATGCTTATGTAAAGCTGTGGAAGCATCATGCAGCCCAGCACGAGGCTAATCTTATCAACGAGCTTGCAGCTTCGCGGGCAGAGAGTTTCCTCGGAAGGTACGGCGGCAAGGTGTCTTCCGAATGGATGACGGCCAAAGCTCTCCAGGTGCTTCGGGAACGCCCCGATATTTATGACGCGGCAGACCGCTTTGTAGAGGCTGCGGATTGGATCGTATTTGTCATGACCGGGGCTTTGAAGCGAAATAGCGGGTGCGCTGGTTATAAATCGCTTTGGCATCGCAGAGAGGGATATCCTTCGACGGAATTTTATCGGAATCTGGATCCCCGCTTTGCTTCGTTTGCTGAGGTTAAACTGAAGGGAGATATCGTGACACTGGGCGAGTCGGCAGGCTTACTCACGGAAGAGGCTGCAGGCATGATGGGCCTGCGACCAGGTATAGCCGTGGCCCCGGGCATTATTGACGCTCACGCAGCGGTCCCGGGGGTTGGAGCGACCACATCCGGAGATATGGTACTGTCGATGGGAACCTCGTTATGCCATTTACTGCTTAGCGATCAGGAAATTCAAGTGGAAGGCATTTGCGGCATAGTGGAGGACGGAATTATTCCCGGGCTGTATGCTTATGAAGCCGGCCAGCCGGCTGTAGGGGATATGTTCGGCTGGTATGTGAAGCAGGGGATACCTGCTTATGTGGAAAGGCAGGCCGAACAGGCGGGCGTGTCAGTTCATGAATGGCTGGAAGCCAGAGCGGCTAAGCTACTGCCCGGCGAGAGCGGGTTGATCGCACTCGATTGGTGGAACGGGAACCGTTCGAACTTGGTGAATTCCGAGCTCAGCGGCATGATTATCGGCCTAACACTGCAAACAAGACCCGAGGAGATTTACCGGGCTTTACTGGAATCTGCGGCGTTTGGGACTCGCCATATTATCGAGGCGTTTGAAGCTGTCGGGGTAGAGGTTCAGGAACTGTACGCTTGCGGCGGATTGCCGCAGAAAAACAAGCTCCTGATGCAGCTATATGCGGATATCACTGGTCGAGAGATTAAAATTGCCGCTTCAGCACAGACTCCCGCACTAGGAGCAGCGATGTTTGGGGCGGTAGCAGCTGGTTCCTTACGAGGCGGCTATGATACGATTCAGGAAGCAGCCAAGCATATGGTTCATCTCCAGGAACAGAGCTATTCGCCGAACACAGCGCATCAAGCAATGTATGATGAGCTATATAGGGAGTATCGCCGACTGCATGATTATTTCGGCCGGGGCAGTAATTATGTAATGCCTAGATTAAAGCAGCTGCAGAAAAAGGCCGTTACGACTTCCTGA
- a CDS encoding aromatic acid exporter family protein, which translates to MGFRVIKTAIATVLAIIISDAFNIEGALSAGLLAILGVDVTRKRSIATVSSRFFASILGLIMAFILFYILGFHIWVLAVYILIAFPLLSRANFKEGIVTSSVVVFRVFGGEVISLQVMATQIELLLIGLGSAMIVNLLYMPKEEDKLFKIRLKVDGLFSVIFKHIATSLRDPEHLWDGKELIEAGKLVDEGLASANRALENQLISPNEAWNVYFYMRKQQLDRIEGMLEMISLVYERIPQGEAVATLFEQLSVDVTREFYSGQTEEMQIQLDQQFKQMRLPASREEFELRAHLLQLSRELAYFLEIAKKDKSRRTVQNSAGADAEES; encoded by the coding sequence ATGGGATTCAGAGTAATTAAGACAGCGATCGCCACGGTACTGGCTATCATCATATCTGACGCGTTTAACATCGAAGGCGCACTATCCGCCGGCCTGCTGGCCATTCTGGGGGTTGATGTAACGCGCAAGCGCAGCATTGCAACGGTATCTTCCCGATTCTTTGCCTCCATCTTGGGCCTCATTATGGCGTTTATTCTTTTCTACATACTTGGCTTCCATATTTGGGTGTTGGCCGTCTACATCTTAATCGCATTCCCGCTCCTTTCCCGCGCGAATTTCAAAGAAGGAATCGTCACGAGCTCTGTCGTGGTGTTCCGTGTATTTGGTGGTGAGGTGATTAGTCTGCAGGTGATGGCAACGCAGATCGAATTACTATTGATCGGCCTTGGCTCCGCCATGATCGTGAATCTGCTATATATGCCGAAGGAGGAAGATAAGCTGTTCAAGATCCGCCTTAAAGTAGACGGGCTATTCTCGGTTATTTTCAAGCATATTGCGACATCCCTTCGTGATCCGGAGCATCTATGGGATGGCAAAGAGTTAATTGAGGCAGGCAAATTGGTTGACGAAGGGCTAGCCTCTGCAAATCGAGCCCTTGAGAACCAGTTGATCTCGCCGAACGAGGCATGGAATGTCTATTTCTATATGCGTAAACAGCAATTGGATCGAATCGAAGGGATGCTTGAAATGATCTCTCTCGTCTATGAACGGATTCCACAAGGTGAAGCCGTGGCCACGCTATTTGAGCAGCTAAGTGTCGATGTAACCCGGGAGTTCTATTCAGGGCAGACGGAGGAAATGCAGATCCAGCTTGACCAGCAATTCAAACAGATGAGGCTCCCTGCATCGCGGGAAGAGTTCGAATTACGAGCCCATCTCCTGCAACTCTCCCGCGAGCTAGCTTATTTCCTAGAGATCGCTAAGAAGGACAAGTCACGTCGTACGGTTCAGAATTCGGCTGGAGCTGATGCAGAAGAGTCTTGA
- a CDS encoding YhcH/YjgK/YiaL family protein, producing MILGDIRNLDQEKHLYPSAVRRGLEYIMLHQLEDAPPGKYELESEEMFAIVQEYTTMPICGQQYESHYSYIDIQYLVSGMERIGWKRYDESLKISVNRLCEDDIQFYEDGFSLSETDKLSGKESWQREGSDLIMEPGLFAVFFPTDLHRPCGHVHRESRIRKIVIKIHRSLFMI from the coding sequence ATGATACTGGGTGACATCAGGAACCTGGATCAAGAGAAGCATTTATACCCTTCGGCTGTACGAAGAGGGCTGGAATATATAATGCTGCATCAGCTAGAGGATGCTCCACCCGGTAAATATGAGCTGGAAAGTGAAGAGATGTTTGCTATTGTCCAGGAGTATACTACGATGCCGATTTGTGGTCAGCAATACGAATCTCACTACAGCTATATCGATATTCAGTATTTGGTGAGCGGTATGGAACGGATCGGCTGGAAAAGATATGATGAGAGCTTGAAGATTAGCGTAAACCGCCTTTGCGAGGACGATATACAATTTTATGAGGATGGCTTCAGCTTAAGCGAGACAGATAAATTGTCCGGTAAAGAGAGTTGGCAAAGGGAAGGCAGTGACTTGATTATGGAGCCAGGGTTGTTCGCTGTGTTCTTCCCAACGGATCTGCATCGCCCATGTGGTCACGTGCACAGAGAGAGCAGAATTCGCAAGATCGTTATAAAAATTCACCGAAGTCTCTTCATGATTTAA
- a CDS encoding putative amidoligase domain-containing protein: MNSKKSHILRICMPTSASSREMTYKLNSLAGPYRVLQDPVANPRPWGNESATAMNNVVYGLPEAYLADEVVEWNINRELGRYMKLTSTERERRLVTAGLLASFESSRSGRQRIYKRRFVVSVFHLRTLRAIPLGRSGVVRSPGLEPEQGTPLCRRLGKTAIRALYAFGLDMGDVVIAAGEEGQYTVEEVSPIPDFTDTATVQLYADAMADHLRELDQFSNEEAEVLIGMDPEFILFNHNTGKVVPASRFLSHHGEAGCDVLRFQGRRLLPLAELRPAPGRDPEEVVRHLLHAFRTANTYISDRNLLWQAGGMPQRGFPLGGHVHFSGVPLTSEFLRVLDNYLALPVFLLEDNSSFRRRPNYGFLGDYRIKSYGGFEYRTLPSFLISPLVTKGVIALAKLIAEDPEHFKRRPLQNEEVFRAFYSGQPGRIRQSILPLLSDIVEAEGFSRYEKYLGPFLAAVKSGVTWDESTDIRRPWKIQNHS, encoded by the coding sequence ATGAATTCTAAAAAAAGCCATATCCTACGAATTTGTATGCCCACCAGTGCATCTTCACGGGAAATGACCTATAAGCTCAACTCGTTGGCTGGGCCCTATCGTGTTCTGCAAGACCCTGTCGCCAATCCACGACCGTGGGGGAATGAATCTGCGACCGCCATGAACAACGTCGTCTATGGGCTGCCAGAGGCCTATCTAGCGGATGAGGTTGTTGAATGGAATATCAACCGCGAACTTGGCCGCTATATGAAGCTTACCTCAACCGAACGAGAGCGACGTTTGGTTACTGCTGGTTTACTTGCTTCTTTTGAATCCTCAAGATCAGGCAGACAACGAATATACAAGCGCCGGTTCGTAGTGAGCGTATTTCATCTGCGTACCTTGCGTGCAATTCCGCTAGGCCGTTCAGGAGTTGTCCGGTCACCCGGGCTTGAGCCGGAACAGGGCACGCCGCTATGTAGGCGACTGGGGAAGACGGCGATCCGGGCCCTGTACGCGTTCGGTCTTGACATGGGGGATGTGGTTATCGCTGCAGGCGAGGAAGGCCAGTATACAGTTGAAGAGGTCTCACCGATTCCTGACTTTACTGATACCGCAACAGTACAGCTGTACGCGGATGCGATGGCGGATCATTTGCGGGAGCTAGATCAGTTCTCTAACGAGGAGGCTGAGGTGCTCATCGGGATGGATCCGGAATTTATACTCTTTAACCACAATACGGGCAAAGTCGTACCTGCTTCGCGGTTCCTCAGTCATCACGGAGAAGCGGGTTGCGATGTGCTGCGTTTCCAGGGACGTAGATTGCTGCCGCTTGCGGAACTGCGTCCTGCGCCAGGGCGCGACCCTGAAGAAGTTGTCCGCCATCTGTTGCATGCTTTTCGAACGGCGAACACCTACATTTCCGACCGGAATCTACTCTGGCAGGCCGGGGGGATGCCACAACGCGGCTTTCCGTTAGGCGGGCATGTTCATTTCAGCGGAGTCCCACTGACGAGCGAATTTCTACGAGTTCTAGACAATTACTTGGCGCTGCCCGTATTTCTACTCGAGGACAACAGCAGCTTTCGGCGCAGGCCGAACTATGGATTTCTGGGCGACTACCGAATCAAGAGCTATGGTGGATTCGAATACCGCACACTGCCAAGTTTTCTCATCTCGCCTTTAGTCACCAAAGGAGTCATTGCCCTGGCTAAGCTAATCGCGGAAGATCCAGAACATTTCAAGCGCAGACCATTGCAGAACGAGGAAGTGTTCCGTGCTTTTTACAGCGGCCAGCCGGGGCGAATCCGGCAATCCATACTTCCGCTATTGTCGGATATCGTGGAGGCTGAAGGCTTTAGTCGTTATGAGAAATATTTGGGTCCCTTTCTAGCAGCGGTAAAGTCAGGAGTAACTTGGGATGAATCCACCGACATTCGCAGGCCCTGGAAAATACAAAACCACTCGTAA
- a CDS encoding ABC transporter ATP-binding protein, whose translation MVPVVELKDLDHLYLTDREAILALKGINLAVNAGEFISLVGPSGCGKTTLLSLIAGLLSPSRGQVLLHGKPIMGPTPEIGYMLQQDYLFPWRTILSNAQLGLELTRRLNERSTLMVMELLEGMGLGNTANQYPHQLSGGMRQRVALVRTLATDPDLLLLDEPFSALDYQTKLQLEDLVVDTLRQRGKTGILVTHDLSEAIAVSDRVIVLAAKPGRMKSTYDIPDNIRKLQPFYAREEEGFNELFQEIWRDLETSEERGMKDVAHTNFEG comes from the coding sequence GTGGTTCCTGTCGTAGAACTGAAGGATTTGGATCATTTATATTTAACGGATCGGGAAGCGATACTTGCACTCAAGGGGATCAATCTGGCCGTGAATGCGGGTGAATTTATCAGCTTGGTTGGCCCTAGCGGCTGCGGCAAGACCACGCTTCTATCACTGATTGCCGGATTATTGTCCCCGTCCCGGGGACAGGTGCTGCTGCATGGCAAGCCGATCATGGGGCCAACACCTGAGATCGGCTACATGCTGCAGCAGGACTATTTATTTCCTTGGCGGACGATTCTAAGTAATGCACAACTTGGTCTTGAATTAACCAGAAGATTGAATGAACGTAGCACCCTTATGGTCATGGAGCTTCTGGAGGGGATGGGGCTAGGGAATACAGCGAATCAGTATCCGCATCAACTCTCAGGGGGGATGCGGCAGCGTGTGGCGCTCGTCCGTACTTTGGCAACGGACCCGGACCTGCTGCTTCTGGATGAGCCTTTCTCGGCGCTCGATTATCAGACGAAGCTTCAGCTGGAGGATCTTGTCGTTGATACGCTTAGGCAAAGGGGCAAGACCGGGATACTGGTCACGCATGATTTGTCAGAAGCTATTGCGGTGAGCGATCGGGTTATTGTCCTTGCCGCGAAGCCGGGAAGAATGAAGAGCACTTATGATATCCCGGACAACATTCGAAAACTACAACCTTTCTATGCCAGAGAGGAAGAAGGCTTCAACGAGTTATTCCAGGAAATATGGCGTGATCTGGAGACTTCGGAGGAGAGGGGGATGAAGGATGTCGCTCACACAAACTTTGAAGGTTAA